CAGTGTCTGGACAGCCGATGTGATCATGCCCGGGTGGGCGGCGAAATCTGCCGCAGTCACGGCTTTGACCTGATAGCCGATATTGTTGCCGAGCATGTTCTGATCAACAGCAACGGCAGCAGCCCGATTACCGAAAAAGAGATCGTTTATTATGCCGACAAGCGGGTTAATCATGACCAGGTTGTCAGTCTCCATGACCGGCTTGATTACATTCTTGAGCGCTATGGTCGGAATGATGCTCGCCGGCATGAGTCGATCATAAAGAATTTCCACAAGTGCAGGCAGTTGGAAAAAAGGATTTTCGCCTATCTGGACTTTTTGCCGGATGAGGTTCCTGTCCTTCTGCGCGCACAGAGCGGATGGGTCGTATGAAAAAAGAAAATACGGCGGCTGAAACCGTCGGCGTTATTCTGCTCAATCTGGGCGGGCCGGAGCGGCTTGCCGATGTCCGGCCTTTTCTTTATAACCTTTTTTCCGACCGCAAGATTATCCGCCTCGGTCCCTGGTTCATGCAGAAGCCCATTGCCTGGATGATAGCCAGGCGCCGGGCGCCGAAAAGCAGCAAGGCCTATGAACTGATCGGCGGCGGTTCCCCCCTGGCCGCCTTAACTCGACAGCAGGGGGCCGCCCTGGAAAAAGAACTCGGTGCTCACGGCCGTTTCAAGGTGGTCATGGCCATGCGCTACTGGCAGCCCTTTGCCAAGGAAGTTTTAGGCGACCTGGCCGCCAGGGGCATCACCCGCATTGTCGCCCTGACCCTCTATCCCCACTATTCCAAGGCCACCACCGGCTCGTCCCTTGAAGACCTGTATCTGGCGGCATCGGCCTTGCGAACGCCCTTTGACCTTGCGGAAATTGCCGAATGGCCCGACCAGCCCGACTATATCCGCAGCCTGGCCGGCACCATCACCGCGGGCCTGAAAAAATTTCAGGGGGTCGATGTCCAGCTTGTCTACAGCGCCCACAGCCTGCCGGTTTCCTTCATCGAAGAGGGGGATCCCTACCTTGATCATTTATGCAAAACCATCAGCGCGGTGGAAGCCTTGACCGGAGTAAGGGGCAAGCTCTGTTTTCAAAGCCGGAGCGGGCCGGTTGAATGGCTCGGCCCGTCAACGCCGGACACCCTGCATGAACTTGCCGCCCAGGGTTGCAAAAGGGTGTTGATGGTTCCCAT
This region of Desulfobulbaceae bacterium DB1 genomic DNA includes:
- a CDS encoding ferrochelatase — translated: MKKENTAAETVGVILLNLGGPERLADVRPFLYNLFSDRKIIRLGPWFMQKPIAWMIARRRAPKSSKAYELIGGGSPLAALTRQQGAALEKELGAHGRFKVVMAMRYWQPFAKEVLGDLAARGITRIVALTLYPHYSKATTGSSLEDLYLAASALRTPFDLAEIAEWPDQPDYIRSLAGTITAGLKKFQGVDVQLVYSAHSLPVSFIEEGDPYLDHLCKTISAVEALTGVRGKLCFQSRSGPVEWLGPSTPDTLHELAAQGCKRVLMVPISFVSDHVETLYEIDIQYRELAEEMGIELQRTESLNVMPGFIAGLTNLVLGAVREKKWLSD